One Lysinibacillus sp. OF-1 DNA segment encodes these proteins:
- the ftsY gene encoding signal recognition particle-docking protein FtsY → MSFFKRLKDKLMGNPAEEEKLEALDNEQDADLQELDLDEANETAAIETVDVEVVEQIEESPEMEIVKEAAVEPSTEIEKEQPEIQPEVQDLEVQELAVIEDTPVEEKKPSAWSITQKFKAGLEKTRNSFTSKVNDLVARYRKVDEDFFEELEDLLLQADVGFETVMELMDKLRFEVQRKNIKDTNGIQAVISEKLVEIYEQGEEDLIDLNMQPDGELTVILFVGVNGVGKTTTIGKLAHRLKTQGKTVVLAAGDTFRAGAIDQLQVWGDRVGCEVIKQSEGSDPAAVMYDAIRAAKNRKADVLICDTAGRLQNKVNLMNELEKVHRVISREIPNAPHEVLLALDATTGQNALVQAQTFKEATNVTGIVLTKLDGTAKGGIVLAIRNKLHIPVKFVGLGEKMDDLQPFDAERYVYGLFADGLDKELENNED, encoded by the coding sequence ATGAGTTTTTTTAAGCGTTTAAAAGATAAATTAATGGGAAATCCAGCCGAGGAAGAAAAACTAGAGGCGCTTGACAATGAGCAGGATGCTGATCTTCAAGAGCTAGATCTAGATGAAGCAAACGAAACGGCTGCTATTGAGACTGTTGATGTAGAAGTGGTTGAGCAAATAGAAGAATCTCCAGAGATGGAAATTGTGAAAGAAGCAGCAGTAGAACCTTCAACTGAAATAGAAAAAGAACAACCAGAAATACAGCCAGAAGTACAAGATCTGGAAGTACAAGAGCTAGCAGTTATTGAGGATACACCAGTAGAGGAGAAAAAGCCTTCTGCTTGGTCGATTACACAAAAATTCAAGGCTGGTCTTGAAAAAACACGTAATTCCTTTACTTCTAAAGTGAACGACCTTGTTGCGCGTTATCGTAAAGTGGATGAGGATTTCTTTGAAGAATTAGAGGATTTATTATTACAAGCTGATGTCGGCTTTGAAACAGTTATGGAGCTAATGGATAAACTGCGTTTCGAAGTACAACGTAAAAATATAAAAGATACGAACGGTATCCAAGCCGTGATTTCTGAGAAGCTTGTAGAAATTTATGAGCAAGGTGAAGAAGATTTAATTGATCTAAATATGCAGCCAGATGGTGAGCTGACAGTTATTCTATTTGTCGGAGTAAATGGCGTTGGAAAAACGACAACGATCGGCAAACTAGCGCATCGCTTAAAAACACAAGGGAAAACCGTTGTTTTAGCTGCTGGTGATACGTTCCGTGCTGGTGCGATAGATCAATTACAAGTATGGGGAGATCGTGTCGGTTGTGAAGTTATCAAACAATCTGAGGGCTCTGATCCAGCGGCAGTCATGTATGATGCGATTCGTGCAGCCAAAAATAGAAAAGCCGATGTATTAATTTGCGATACAGCTGGTCGCTTGCAAAACAAAGTGAACTTAATGAATGAACTTGAAAAGGTACATCGTGTCATTTCACGTGAAATTCCAAATGCGCCACATGAAGTATTATTAGCATTAGATGCCACAACAGGCCAAAATGCACTTGTGCAAGCACAAACATTTAAAGAAGCAACGAATGTAACAGGTATTGTCTTAACGAAGCTAGACGGTACAGCTAAGGGCGGGATTGTGCTTGCTATTCGCAATAAGCTGCACATTCCTGTGAAATTTGTTGGTCTTGGTGAGAAAATGGATGATCTACAGCCATTTGATGCTGAACGATATGTTTATGGTTTATTTGCCGATGGTTTGGATAAAGAATTAGAAAATAATGAAGATTAA
- a CDS encoding putative DNA-binding protein, giving the protein MLLEKTTRMNFLFDFYQALLTDKQRSYMELYYLDDNSLGEIAESYGVSRQAVYDNIRRTEAMLEEYEEKLCLLEKFQQRTQMLSQLTMGITEKSMTDEQQLALIEQLKEWD; this is encoded by the coding sequence ATGCTACTTGAAAAAACAACACGCATGAACTTTCTCTTCGACTTTTATCAAGCATTATTAACAGATAAGCAAAGAAGTTATATGGAACTATACTATTTGGATGATAACTCTCTAGGAGAAATCGCTGAATCGTATGGAGTTTCACGCCAAGCTGTTTACGATAATATTCGTCGAACAGAAGCGATGCTTGAGGAATATGAAGAAAAATTATGTTTACTTGAAAAATTTCAACAACGTACCCAAATGCTGTCACAGCTTACAATGGGGATTACAGAGAAAAGTATGACAGATGAACAGCAGTTAGCACTTATTGAACAGCTGAAAGAATGGGATTAG
- the ffh gene encoding signal recognition particle protein has translation MAFEGLAERLQGTIQKIKGKGKVSEQDVKEMMREVRFALIEADVNLKVVKEFVKKVSERAVGVEVMQSLTPGQQVIKIVQDELTELMGGEQSPIKFNTKPPTVIMMVGLQGAGKTTTTGKLANVLRKKFNRKPLLVAADVYRPAAVQQLQTLGKQLSLPVFALGTEVSPVEIARQAIELAKEEHHDVVIIDTAGRLHIDEDLMQELKDIRALKEPDEVFLVVDAMTGQDAVNVAESFNEAIGITGVVLTKLDGDTRGGAALSIRSVTQKPIKFVGMGEKMDALEPFHPERMASRILGMGDVLSLIEKAQANVDEAKAKELEEKFKSQTFTFDDFVEQLQQVKKMGPLDEILKMLPGANKIKGLDNVKVDDKQMGRVEAIIYSMTPAEKTNPEIINGSRKKRIAKGSGTSIQEVNRLIKQFDEMKKMMKQMTGMASGKGKKKMKLPGFDSLFK, from the coding sequence ATGGCTTTTGAAGGATTAGCGGAACGACTCCAAGGAACGATCCAAAAGATTAAAGGCAAAGGGAAAGTATCAGAGCAAGACGTTAAAGAAATGATGCGAGAAGTCCGATTTGCTTTAATCGAAGCGGATGTTAACTTAAAAGTAGTCAAAGAGTTTGTGAAAAAGGTAAGTGAGCGTGCTGTCGGTGTTGAAGTTATGCAAAGCTTAACACCAGGGCAGCAAGTTATTAAAATCGTACAAGATGAATTAACGGAATTAATGGGTGGCGAACAAAGCCCTATTAAGTTTAATACAAAGCCGCCAACAGTCATTATGATGGTCGGTTTACAAGGTGCGGGTAAAACGACGACTACAGGAAAACTGGCAAATGTCTTACGGAAAAAATTTAATCGTAAGCCGTTACTAGTTGCCGCAGACGTTTATCGCCCAGCAGCCGTTCAACAGCTACAAACATTAGGTAAACAGTTATCATTACCTGTTTTTGCTTTAGGAACCGAGGTATCTCCAGTAGAAATTGCTCGTCAAGCAATCGAATTGGCAAAGGAAGAGCATCATGATGTGGTGATTATCGATACGGCTGGTCGTCTTCATATCGATGAAGATTTAATGCAGGAATTAAAAGATATTCGTGCATTAAAAGAGCCAGATGAGGTATTCCTTGTTGTCGATGCTATGACAGGTCAGGATGCTGTCAATGTGGCAGAAAGCTTTAATGAGGCCATTGGTATTACAGGCGTTGTTTTAACAAAACTTGATGGTGATACTCGTGGTGGTGCTGCATTATCCATCCGTTCTGTAACGCAGAAACCGATTAAGTTTGTCGGTATGGGTGAGAAAATGGATGCGCTAGAGCCTTTCCATCCAGAGCGTATGGCGTCTCGTATATTAGGTATGGGAGATGTTCTGTCGCTGATCGAAAAGGCGCAAGCAAATGTAGATGAAGCAAAAGCCAAAGAATTAGAAGAAAAATTCAAGTCCCAAACCTTTACATTTGATGATTTCGTTGAACAATTACAACAAGTCAAAAAAATGGGGCCACTTGATGAAATTTTAAAAATGCTCCCAGGTGCAAACAAAATCAAAGGCTTGGATAATGTAAAAGTAGATGATAAACAAATGGGGCGTGTAGAGGCCATTATTTACTCGATGACCCCTGCTGAAAAGACCAACCCAGAAATCATAAATGGTAGCCGTAAAAAGCGTATTGCTAAAGGCTCTGGGACATCTATTCAAGAGGTGAATCGTCTCATTAAGCAATTCGATGAAATGAAAAAAATGATGAAGCAAATGACTGGAATGGCAAGTGGTAAAGGCAAGAAAAAAATGAAATTACCAGGCTTTGATTCATTGTTTAAATAA
- the rpsP gene encoding 30S ribosomal protein S16 — translation MAVKIRLKRMGAKKSPFYRIVVADARSPRDGRQIETVGTYNPLTQPATVNIDEEKALKWLADGAKPSDTVRNLFSEQGIMEKFHNQKFSK, via the coding sequence ATGGCAGTTAAAATTCGCTTAAAACGTATGGGAGCTAAAAAATCTCCTTTCTATCGTATCGTAGTTGCAGACGCTCGTTCACCACGTGACGGTCGTCAAATCGAAACAGTTGGTACTTACAACCCACTAACTCAACCAGCTACTGTAAACATTGATGAAGAGAAAGCTCTTAAATGGTTAGCTGACGGTGCAAAACCATCAGATACAGTGCGTAACCTGTTCTCAGAACAAGGTATCATGGAAAAATTCCATAACCAAAAATTCAGTAAATAA
- a CDS encoding KH domain-containing protein has translation MKQLIEAIVLPLVDYPEEVRIETDENANRIVYKLFVHPEDRGKVIGKQGRVAKAIRTIVYSAAGSHHQKKTYVDILD, from the coding sequence TTGAAGCAGCTGATTGAAGCAATCGTTTTACCGTTAGTCGATTATCCAGAAGAAGTTCGTATTGAGACGGATGAAAATGCAAATCGAATTGTTTATAAACTTTTTGTTCATCCAGAGGATCGAGGGAAAGTCATAGGCAAGCAAGGGCGAGTAGCGAAAGCGATTCGTACAATTGTTTATTCAGCGGCAGGTAGTCACCATCAAAAGAAGACCTACGTCGATATATTGGATTAA
- the rimM gene encoding ribosome maturation factor RimM (Essential for efficient processing of 16S rRNA), with protein MEWFNVGRIVNTHGIRGEIRVLSTTDFEEERFAVGNKLAAFKKDDKKPTWVTIGSVRRHKNFILLTFEGMNNINLVEPFKEGMLKVTKDQMTDDLLAENEFFFHEIIGCTVISEEGETIGVVADILQTGANDVWVVKGSKKEHYIPYIEDIVKDIDVVDKKIIIHVMEGLL; from the coding sequence ATGGAATGGTTTAATGTAGGTCGTATTGTCAATACACACGGTATTCGTGGTGAGATACGTGTATTATCGACAACAGACTTTGAAGAAGAGCGTTTTGCAGTAGGAAATAAACTTGCTGCCTTTAAAAAAGACGATAAGAAGCCAACCTGGGTAACGATTGGTTCGGTGCGTCGTCATAAAAACTTTATTCTTTTAACTTTTGAAGGCATGAACAATATCAACTTGGTTGAGCCGTTTAAAGAAGGCATGCTGAAAGTAACAAAAGATCAAATGACAGATGATCTACTTGCAGAAAATGAATTCTTTTTCCATGAAATAATAGGCTGCACAGTTATTTCTGAAGAGGGCGAAACAATTGGTGTTGTGGCAGATATCCTGCAAACAGGAGCAAACGATGTATGGGTAGTTAAAGGCTCGAAGAAAGAGCATTATATCCCTTATATCGAAGATATCGTAAAAGATATTGATGTTGTAGATAAAAAAATTATCATCCATGTAATGGAAGGCTTATTATGA
- the trmD gene encoding tRNA (guanosine(37)-N1)-methyltransferase TrmD encodes MNIHVLSLFPDMFSGVFGASILKKAQEKGAVKLEVTDIRTFSGNKHKQVDDYPYGGGAGMVLKPEPMFSAVEAITAGKQPRIILMCPQGERFTQKKAEELAQETELVFLCGHYEGYDERIRQHLVTDEISIGDFVLTGGELGAMTVIDSVVRLLPGVLGQENSHIQDSFSTGLLEHPHYTRPAEFRGMKVPDVLVSGNHARIEQWREEQSLKRTFERRPDLLEHYPLTDKQKLYLEKLKNNHQDA; translated from the coding sequence ATGAACATTCATGTATTAAGCCTGTTCCCTGATATGTTCTCAGGCGTTTTTGGTGCATCTATTTTAAAGAAAGCGCAAGAAAAAGGTGCTGTAAAGCTAGAGGTCACGGATATTCGTACATTTTCAGGGAACAAACACAAGCAAGTCGATGACTATCCATATGGTGGTGGTGCGGGTATGGTTTTAAAGCCTGAACCTATGTTTAGTGCAGTGGAGGCCATCACTGCTGGCAAACAACCACGTATCATTTTAATGTGTCCACAAGGTGAACGATTCACCCAGAAAAAAGCAGAAGAGCTAGCACAAGAAACGGAGTTAGTGTTCTTATGTGGTCATTATGAAGGCTATGATGAGCGTATACGTCAGCACCTCGTGACAGACGAGATTTCCATTGGCGATTTCGTGTTAACAGGTGGGGAATTAGGCGCTATGACTGTTATTGATAGCGTAGTTCGATTGTTGCCTGGTGTCTTAGGGCAAGAGAATTCGCATATCCAGGATTCTTTTTCAACGGGTCTACTTGAGCATCCACATTATACACGACCTGCGGAGTTTCGTGGGATGAAGGTACCTGATGTTTTAGTATCGGGGAATCACGCTAGAATCGAGCAATGGCGAGAGGAACAATCGCTGAAAAGAACTTTTGAGCGCCGTCCTGACTTATTGGAGCATTATCCATTAACAGACAAGCAAAAATTGTATCTAGAAAAACTAAAAAACAATCATCAAGATGCTTGA
- the rplS gene encoding 50S ribosomal protein L19, with amino-acid sequence MSNIITEITKAQLRTDLPTFRPGDTVKVHVKVVEGTRERIQLFEGVVIKRRGGGISETFTVRKISYGVGVERTFPVHTPKIANLEVVRRGKVRRAKLYYLRNLRGKAARIKEIR; translated from the coding sequence ATGTCAAACATTATTACAGAAATTACAAAAGCTCAGCTTCGCACTGATCTACCAACTTTCCGTCCTGGTGATACTGTTAAGGTACACGTGAAAGTAGTAGAGGGTACTCGTGAACGTATCCAACTTTTCGAAGGTGTAGTAATTAAACGTCGTGGTGGCGGTATTAGCGAAACTTTCACAGTTCGTAAAATTTCTTACGGTGTAGGTGTTGAGCGTACATTCCCTGTACACACACCAAAAATCGCTAACTTAGAAGTTGTACGTCGTGGTAAAGTACGTCGTGCTAAACTTTACTACCTACGTAATCTACGTGGTAAAGCTGCTCGTATTAAAGAAATTCGATAA
- the lepB gene encoding signal peptidase I encodes MEKQVKEKNELWEWTKALLIAFAIAAVIRYFLFTPIAVDGESMMPTLEDGDRMIVNKIGYKIGEPKRFDIVVFHAPEQKNYIKRVIGLPGDTLEYKDDQLYINGEPIDEPYLDAYKAQIAGGTLTEDFTLKDIDVSVDTIPEGYVFVMGDNRRNSKDSRHIGLVEQKEIIGNTSLIFWPFSDIKIVK; translated from the coding sequence ATGGAAAAACAAGTGAAAGAAAAGAATGAATTATGGGAATGGACAAAAGCACTATTAATTGCATTTGCGATTGCTGCAGTGATTCGATATTTTTTATTTACACCCATTGCAGTTGATGGAGAGTCCATGATGCCAACCCTTGAAGATGGCGACCGGATGATTGTGAATAAGATTGGTTATAAAATAGGTGAACCAAAGCGTTTTGATATCGTTGTATTTCATGCACCTGAACAAAAAAATTACATAAAGCGTGTAATAGGACTGCCAGGAGATACGCTGGAATATAAGGACGATCAATTATATATTAATGGTGAACCAATAGATGAGCCCTATTTAGATGCATATAAAGCGCAAATTGCTGGGGGGACCCTAACAGAAGACTTTACCTTAAAAGATATTGATGTTTCCGTGGATACTATTCCAGAAGGATATGTTTTTGTCATGGGGGATAACCGTCGAAATAGTAAAGATAGTCGTCATATTGGCCTTGTTGAACAAAAGGAAATTATTGGTAATACAAGTTTGATTTTCTGGCCATTTAGTGACATAAAAATTGTAAAGTAA
- the ylqF gene encoding ribosome biogenesis GTPase YlqF codes for MTIQWFPGHMAKARREVTEKLKLVDIIFELIDARLPLSSRNPMIDEVINQKPRLLILNKADMADEQETRKWVEYFAQRGHKAVAINSLEGKGLQQVTKAAQEILKEKFDRMKARGMKPRAIRAMIVGIPNVGKSTLINRLAKKNIAKTGNTPGVTKAQQWIKVGKELELLDTPGILWPKFEDQEVGFKLALTGAIKDTITNMEDLAVYGLRFLSDHYPKRMEERYGFEFIHEELVDTFDHIGKLRRVFGPGGEIDYDQVAQLIVRDIRGLQLGKLTFDFVDEQLKKEAEQL; via the coding sequence ATGACAATACAATGGTTTCCAGGGCATATGGCGAAAGCCCGACGTGAAGTAACGGAAAAATTAAAGCTTGTCGATATTATATTTGAATTAATAGATGCACGTTTACCGCTATCCTCACGTAATCCGATGATCGACGAAGTGATTAACCAAAAACCACGTCTTTTAATTTTAAATAAAGCGGATATGGCAGATGAGCAAGAAACACGTAAATGGGTAGAATATTTTGCACAACGTGGTCATAAAGCCGTAGCCATAAACTCACTTGAGGGTAAGGGCTTACAGCAAGTAACAAAAGCGGCGCAAGAAATTTTAAAAGAGAAATTTGATCGCATGAAGGCGCGAGGTATGAAACCTAGAGCTATTCGTGCCATGATTGTTGGAATACCTAACGTAGGGAAATCCACACTGATTAATCGCTTGGCGAAAAAAAATATCGCTAAAACCGGAAATACACCAGGTGTAACAAAAGCACAGCAATGGATTAAAGTTGGTAAAGAGCTAGAGCTACTGGATACACCAGGTATTTTATGGCCAAAATTTGAAGATCAAGAAGTAGGCTTTAAATTAGCTTTAACTGGTGCGATTAAGGATACCATCACAAATATGGAAGATTTAGCTGTCTATGGCTTGCGTTTCTTATCCGATCATTATCCAAAGCGTATGGAGGAACGTTATGGTTTCGAATTTATCCATGAGGAGCTAGTGGATACTTTTGATCATATTGGCAAGCTACGCCGTGTATTTGGACCTGGCGGAGAAATTGATTATGATCAAGTAGCACAGCTGATTGTTCGAGATATACGCGGCTTACAATTAGGCAAACTGACCTTTGATTTTGTTGATGAACAGCTAAAAAAAGAGGCTGAACAATTATAA
- a CDS encoding ribonuclease HII — MKTIKEINTALKGAEEWQDWMIEIATDERTGVQKAWHTWQKRQDKKRQLLQEHQAKVAFDLSYGSIDTLVAGVDEAGRGPLAGPVVTAAVILPTNCEALVGLNDSKQLSKEKRNAFATLIKEHAISYFVHFQSAQQIDALNIYEATKQSMKVSVESLATKPDVVLVDAMTLPISIPQDSIIKGDAKSLAIAAASILAKTARDDYMEQLDKEFPMYGFGQHAGYGTKQHLNALEEYGPTIHHRKSFEPIKSMIQ, encoded by the coding sequence ATGAAAACCATTAAAGAAATTAACACTGCATTGAAAGGTGCAGAAGAATGGCAAGATTGGATGATAGAAATAGCAACGGATGAAAGAACAGGTGTACAGAAGGCGTGGCATACTTGGCAAAAACGACAAGATAAAAAACGTCAATTACTGCAAGAACATCAAGCGAAAGTAGCATTTGATTTAAGCTATGGGAGTATCGATACATTGGTTGCGGGTGTAGATGAAGCAGGACGTGGACCATTAGCGGGACCTGTTGTGACAGCAGCTGTTATTTTACCTACAAATTGTGAGGCCCTTGTTGGTCTGAATGATTCAAAGCAATTATCAAAGGAGAAACGAAACGCCTTTGCAACGTTAATTAAAGAGCATGCCATTAGTTATTTTGTTCATTTCCAATCCGCTCAGCAAATCGATGCACTGAATATATACGAGGCCACCAAACAATCTATGAAAGTAAGTGTAGAATCATTGGCGACAAAGCCTGATGTAGTTTTAGTAGATGCTATGACATTACCCATTTCGATTCCTCAGGATTCAATTATCAAAGGGGATGCCAAGAGCTTAGCAATCGCAGCTGCCTCCATTCTAGCTAAAACAGCCCGAGACGATTATATGGAGCAACTAGACAAAGAATTTCCTATGTATGGCTTTGGGCAACATGCAGGCTATGGGACAAAGCAACATTTAAATGCATTGGAAGAATATGGACCAACAATTCACCATCGTAAATCATTTGAACCGATAAAATCAATGATTCAATAA
- a CDS encoding EscU/YscU/HrcU family type III secretion system export apparatus switch protein — protein sequence MSEEKFTRKEAIALTYKLGQMDSPTVVAKGKGKIAENILARANEHNVPIYEDPNLVQLLGQLDLNESIPEELYQAVSEVFAFIYRLDQQHAQKYRKNEVF from the coding sequence ATGAGCGAAGAAAAATTTACTCGAAAAGAAGCAATTGCACTTACCTATAAACTTGGACAAATGGATAGTCCGACTGTTGTAGCAAAGGGAAAAGGGAAAATTGCAGAGAATATTTTGGCACGTGCAAATGAGCATAATGTGCCGATTTATGAGGATCCTAACCTTGTGCAGTTGCTTGGTCAATTAGATTTAAACGAGTCTATTCCAGAAGAATTATATCAGGCGGTTTCGGAGGTTTTTGCTTTTATTTATCGTTTAGATCAACAACATGCGCAAAAATACAGAAAAAATGAAGTATTCTGA
- the sucC gene encoding ADP-forming succinate--CoA ligase subunit beta produces MNIHEYQGKEILRKYGVAVPNGKVAFSPDEAVKVAKELGSNVTVVKAQIHAGGRGKAGGVKIAKNLDEVRTYAKELLGKILVTHQTGPEGKEVKRLYIEEGSDIQKEYYLSLVLDRATSRVTMMGSEEGGMDIEEVAETNPEKIFKEVVDPVVGLTSFQARRMAFNMNIPANLVGKAVKLMLGLYQAFIDKDASIVEINPLVVTGQGDVVALDAKFNFDANALYRHKDIVELRDFDEEDPKEIEASKYDLSYISLEGNIGCMVNGAGLAMATMDTISYYGGSPANFLDVGGGATAEKVTEAFKIILSDSNVKGIFVNIFGGIMKCNIIAEGVVTAAKEIGLAVPLVVRLEGTNVELGKEILNASGLNIVAADSMADGAQKIVGLVG; encoded by the coding sequence ATGAATATCCATGAATATCAAGGGAAAGAGATTCTGAGAAAATATGGTGTAGCAGTACCAAACGGAAAAGTTGCTTTTTCCCCTGATGAAGCAGTAAAAGTAGCGAAAGAACTTGGCTCAAACGTAACAGTTGTCAAGGCGCAAATTCATGCAGGTGGTCGCGGTAAAGCAGGCGGTGTAAAAATCGCTAAAAATCTTGACGAGGTGCGCACATACGCAAAAGAGTTATTAGGGAAAATTTTAGTGACTCATCAAACAGGTCCAGAAGGAAAAGAAGTAAAACGTTTGTATATTGAAGAGGGTTCTGATATCCAAAAAGAATACTATTTAAGTCTAGTATTAGACCGTGCCACATCTCGTGTTACGATGATGGGATCTGAAGAAGGCGGTATGGATATTGAAGAAGTTGCGGAAACAAATCCGGAAAAAATCTTCAAAGAAGTAGTAGATCCTGTAGTTGGATTAACAAGCTTCCAAGCACGTCGTATGGCGTTTAATATGAATATTCCAGCAAACCTTGTGGGGAAAGCTGTTAAATTAATGTTAGGCTTATATCAAGCATTTATCGACAAAGATGCATCAATTGTAGAAATTAATCCACTTGTAGTAACTGGACAAGGTGATGTAGTGGCATTAGATGCTAAATTCAATTTTGATGCCAATGCATTATATAGACATAAGGATATTGTCGAATTACGCGATTTCGACGAGGAAGATCCAAAAGAAATCGAAGCATCCAAATATGATTTAAGCTATATTTCATTAGAGGGTAACATTGGCTGTATGGTTAATGGTGCTGGTCTTGCTATGGCAACTATGGATACAATTAGCTATTATGGCGGTAGCCCTGCTAACTTCCTAGATGTAGGGGGCGGTGCAACAGCTGAAAAAGTAACAGAGGCTTTCAAAATTATCCTTTCTGATTCAAACGTAAAAGGCATTTTCGTAAACATTTTTGGCGGAATTATGAAGTGTAACATTATCGCTGAGGGTGTTGTAACGGCTGCTAAAGAAATCGGTTTAGCTGTGCCATTAGTTGTACGTTTAGAAGGTACAAATGTAGAACTTGGAAAAGAAATTTTAAATGCATCTGGTTTAAACATCGTTGCAGCGGATTCAATGGCTGACGGTGCACAAAAAATTGTGGGACTAGTAGGCTAA
- the sucD gene encoding succinate--CoA ligase subunit alpha — MAVFINKDTKVIVQGITGETALFHTKQMLEYGTKIVAGVTPGKGGLEIEGVPVFNTVAEAVAATGATTSVIYVPAPFAADAILEAVDAELELTICITEHIPVLDMVKVKRYMEGKKTRLVGPNCPGVITADECKIGIMPGYIHTKGHVGVVSRSGTLTYEAVHQLTQAGIGQTTAVGIGGDPVNGTNFIDVLEAFNNDPETYAVVMIGEIGGTAEEEAAEWIKANMTKPVVGFIGGQTAPPGKRMGHAGAIISGGKGTAAEKIKAMNAAGIEVAETPSVIGETLIKVIKEKGLYEKCKTH; from the coding sequence ATGGCTGTATTTATTAACAAAGATACGAAGGTAATTGTACAAGGGATCACGGGCGAAACAGCTCTTTTCCATACGAAGCAAATGCTTGAGTATGGCACAAAAATCGTAGCAGGTGTAACACCAGGTAAAGGTGGACTTGAGATCGAAGGAGTTCCTGTTTTCAATACAGTAGCAGAAGCTGTAGCTGCAACAGGTGCTACAACTTCAGTTATCTATGTACCTGCACCATTTGCGGCAGATGCAATTTTAGAAGCTGTTGATGCTGAATTAGAATTAACAATCTGTATCACAGAGCACATTCCTGTCCTTGATATGGTGAAAGTTAAACGTTATATGGAAGGTAAAAAGACTCGCTTAGTAGGTCCAAACTGTCCAGGTGTTATTACAGCTGATGAATGTAAAATTGGTATCATGCCAGGTTACATTCATACAAAAGGCCATGTAGGAGTAGTTTCTCGTTCTGGTACATTAACATATGAAGCAGTACACCAATTAACGCAAGCTGGTATTGGTCAAACAACAGCTGTAGGTATCGGTGGAGACCCTGTCAACGGTACAAACTTCATTGATGTTCTTGAAGCGTTTAATAATGATCCAGAAACTTACGCAGTAGTTATGATTGGTGAAATCGGCGGTACGGCTGAAGAAGAAGCAGCTGAATGGATTAAAGCAAATATGACAAAACCTGTTGTAGGCTTTATTGGTGGACAAACTGCCCCTCCGGGAAAACGTATGGGTCACGCTGGTGCGATCATTTCTGGTGGTAAAGGAACAGCAGCTGAGAAAATTAAAGCAATGAACGCTGCTGGTATCGAAGTTGCAGAAACACCTTCTGTCATTGGTGAAACATTGATTAAAGTAATTAAAGAAAAAGGGCTATACGAAAAGTGTAAAACCCATTAA